The sequence GGACGCCAGGCTGCGCACCGCAACGTCCTAGCATCGCACGCGCACATCTCGCAGGAGGATCATGTCAGTGGAGTTGATTATCAACGGCGGCCGCCGGTTGCGCGGCGCCGTGAGGGTGGCCGGGGGAAAGAACAGCTCGCTGGCCGTGATAGCCGCTTCTGCTCTCGCCCCCGATGTCTCGACCCTGGAGAACGTGCCGCACTGCCGGGATGTTGCAACCTTGCTCGACATCCTGGAGGCGCTGGGAGCCCGCACCTCGCTGGAAGGTGGGCGCCTCACGATTGACGCGCGCGGGCTGAACGGCCATGTGGCACCCTACGACCTGTGCCGGAGCATGCGGGCCTCGTTCTACACCGCCGGGGTCCTGCTCGGGCGGATGGGCCGGGCCCAGGTCCCGCTGCCGGGCGGCTGCTCAATCGGCGCCAGGCCCGTGGACTTCCACCTGCGGGGCTTTGCCGCGCTGGGCGCCCGCGTCGTGACAGAGCACGGGTACATGAAGGCCTCGGCGCGGCGGCTGAAGGGCAACACCTTCTACGTGCCCCGCAGCAGCGTCGGCACGACCATCAACCTCATGATGGCCGCCAGCACGGCGCGGGGCGCCACCGTTCTCCAGAACGCCGCAAGGGAGCCAGAGGTGGTGGACACCGCGGTCTTTTTGAACCTCATGGGTGCCAGGATCAAGGGGGCCGGCACAGATGCCATCACCATCGAGGGGGTCAGGGAGATGCACGGCAACTCCTATGCAATCATCCCTGACCGGCTTGAGGCCGGAACCTACCTGATGGCCGGTGCCGCCACCGGCGGCGACGTGCTCGTAG comes from bacterium and encodes:
- the murA gene encoding UDP-N-acetylglucosamine 1-carboxyvinyltransferase gives rise to the protein MSVELIINGGRRLRGAVRVAGGKNSSLAVIAASALAPDVSTLENVPHCRDVATLLDILEALGARTSLEGGRLTIDARGLNGHVAPYDLCRSMRASFYTAGVLLGRMGRAQVPLPGGCSIGARPVDFHLRGFAALGARVVTEHGYMKASARRLKGNTFYVPRSSVGTTINLMMAASTARGATVLQNAAREPEVVDTAVFLNLMGARIKGAGTDAITIEGVREMHGNSYAIIPDRLEAGTYLMAGAATGGDVLVEGMIPEHITALLAKMEEAGIEVIRNTDGVRACAGADLRAVDVDTAPYPGFATDLHPQMAALLTLARGSSTIRETVFEARFAYTDELRRMGANIKAEGDSVHITGVERLTGAPVEAPDIRGGAAVLIAALAAEGVTEISRVENLDRGYEGLERKLTLLGAQITRAGSVESREVG